A genomic segment from Thermostichus lividus PCC 6715 encodes:
- the ilvC gene encoding ketol-acid reductoisomerase, with product MERKTVTMARMYYDADAQLELLKDKTIAVIGYGSQGHAHALNLRDSGLKVVVGLYAGSRSAERARADGLTVHPVAEAAKIADWIMILLPDEVQRVVYEQEIAPNLQTGNVLSFAHGFNVHFGQIVPPDNVDVVMIAPKGPGHLVRRTYDQGEGVPCLFAVYQNASGQARDLAMAYAKGIGGTRAGILETTFREETETDLFGEQVVLCGGLSALIKAGFETLVSAGYQPELAYFECLHEVKLIVDLIVEGGLAKMRDSISNTAEYGDLTRGPRIITDDTRAEMRKILHEIQTGQFAREFVLENMAGKPGFTAMRRREAEHPIEQVGQELRSMFSWLKRT from the coding sequence TTGGAAAGGAAAACAGTCACTATGGCACGCATGTATTACGACGCAGATGCCCAGCTTGAGCTTCTCAAGGACAAAACAATCGCAGTCATTGGCTATGGCTCTCAAGGTCATGCCCATGCCCTCAACTTACGGGATAGCGGTCTGAAGGTTGTCGTTGGGCTCTATGCTGGCAGTCGTTCTGCAGAGCGTGCCCGCGCCGATGGTCTGACAGTTCACCCTGTAGCCGAGGCTGCCAAAATAGCCGACTGGATTATGATCCTCCTTCCTGACGAGGTGCAGCGGGTCGTCTATGAACAGGAGATTGCCCCCAATCTGCAAACCGGCAATGTCCTCTCCTTTGCCCATGGCTTCAACGTTCACTTTGGCCAAATTGTCCCCCCCGACAATGTCGATGTGGTCATGATTGCCCCCAAAGGCCCCGGCCATTTGGTACGGCGCACCTACGATCAAGGGGAAGGGGTGCCCTGTCTATTTGCGGTCTATCAAAATGCCAGTGGTCAAGCACGGGATTTGGCTATGGCCTACGCCAAAGGTATTGGTGGCACCCGCGCCGGTATTTTGGAAACCACCTTCCGCGAAGAAACAGAAACCGATCTCTTTGGGGAACAAGTGGTTCTGTGCGGCGGCCTGAGCGCCCTAATCAAGGCAGGGTTTGAAACCCTTGTCAGTGCTGGCTACCAACCGGAACTGGCCTATTTTGAGTGCCTCCACGAAGTGAAGCTGATTGTGGATCTTATTGTGGAAGGGGGCTTGGCCAAGATGCGCGATAGCATCTCCAACACTGCTGAGTATGGCGACCTCACCCGTGGGCCGCGCATTATTACCGATGACACCCGCGCCGAAATGCGCAAAATTCTTCATGAAATTCAAACCGGGCAATTTGCCCGCGAATTTGTCCTAGAAAATATGGCAGGTAAGCCGGGCTTTACGGCCATGCGCCGCCGGGAAGCAGAGCACCCCATTGAGCAGGTGGGTCAGGAACTGCGGTCAATGTTTAGCTGGCTAAAACGCACCTAG
- the ruvB gene encoding Holliday junction branch migration DNA helicase RuvB — protein sequence MAIISSQNPSPERSPSPSLLSAALNSEEQQSTSEDSLRPQSLAEYIGQQELKDVLEIAIQAAKSRQESLDHLLLYGPPGLGKTTIALILAAEMGVNCKITSAPALERPRDIVGLLINLKPGDILFIDEIHRLSRMTEELLYPAMEDFYLDLTVGKHQSARSRRLSLNRFTLVGATTRAGALTSPLRDRFGLVQRLRFYQPAELQQIVERTAVILQTPITPEAALEIGRRSRGTPRIAIRLLKRVRDYAAVKHSGEITLAVAIAALELFNVDPAGLDWTDRRLLSVIIESYQGGPVGIDALAAATGEDVQTIEEVYEPYLMQMGYLQRTPRGRMATPQAWQHLGYRPRQFPLLEPEP from the coding sequence ATGGCGATTATTTCTTCCCAAAATCCCTCGCCGGAGCGATCGCCCTCCCCATCCTTGCTGTCTGCGGCTCTGAATTCTGAGGAACAGCAGTCCACCAGCGAAGACTCGCTGCGCCCCCAGTCGTTGGCTGAGTACATCGGCCAGCAAGAACTTAAAGATGTTCTAGAAATTGCCATTCAAGCGGCTAAGTCTCGCCAAGAAAGCCTAGATCACCTGCTGCTCTATGGCCCGCCGGGGCTAGGGAAAACCACGATCGCCTTGATTTTGGCTGCGGAAATGGGAGTGAATTGCAAGATTACCAGTGCCCCTGCGCTGGAGCGCCCCCGCGACATTGTTGGCCTGTTAATTAACCTCAAGCCCGGCGATATTTTATTTATTGATGAAATCCATCGCCTCTCGCGGATGACTGAAGAGCTGCTCTATCCGGCGATGGAAGACTTTTACCTTGATCTGACCGTGGGCAAGCACCAAAGTGCGCGCTCGCGGCGGCTTTCCCTTAACCGCTTTACCCTAGTGGGGGCCACCACCCGTGCCGGTGCCCTGACCTCGCCGTTGCGGGATCGGTTTGGGTTAGTCCAGCGACTCCGCTTTTACCAACCTGCGGAGCTGCAGCAGATTGTTGAGCGCACAGCAGTGATCTTGCAAACCCCCATTACCCCTGAGGCAGCGCTGGAAATTGGCCGCCGCAGTCGGGGAACCCCCCGCATTGCCATTCGGCTTCTGAAGCGGGTGCGCGATTATGCGGCCGTCAAACATAGTGGTGAAATTACCTTGGCCGTGGCGATCGCGGCGTTGGAATTGTTTAACGTTGATCCAGCAGGGCTGGACTGGACCGATCGCCGCCTGCTGAGTGTGATAATTGAATCTTATCAAGGGGGACCGGTGGGGATTGATGCCTTAGCTGCTGCAACGGGAGAGGATGTACAAACGATTGAGGAAGTGTACGAACCCTACCTGATGCAGATGGGCTACCTGCAACGCACCCCCCGCGGGCGGATGGCCACCCCTCAAGCATGGCAGCACTTGGGGTATCGCCCTCGCCAATTCCCATTATTGGAGCCTGAACCGTGA
- a CDS encoding sigma 54-interacting transcriptional regulator — MNLSDRLEWLQRHTPFGSLSLAALEAIAAACRQEQIAANRRLVLEDQAVTTLYILKSGQLEAYHTTTDSPAQVMTLPPGTVLHWPELVLDQPTPHTVITLSDCEVWTLSRDVFNRLADQFPELRQSISQHLSGALADVTAQLAYEQQRQMALRPYLVPRVKQGIVGSSRYAIRLRHAIKEAAGDRHSVLIFGEPGLEKDNIAALIHYGSRDRRQPLIQLNCGTLSANGAELFGKAGGKQGLLDWLNEGTLILNNVHEWPNALYPQLRRLLQSREYLPVSDTTTTARLFQGRIILIAEKKDCNCQDLVHHIIRVPPLRVTKADIEALVNYYITLCCRSKRIPKPRITPEALRRLQSYDFPGNLRELASLVERAILQANGASLLTEEVFWPEQVKQRRFRWNLLNAYPQLRYLLRSPWWPDRLNYGLMLWAFPLIVAIGLWGPQDREHNLALNLFWAWWWPLSLLIFPFLGRIWCAVCPFMIYGELLQTLSLKLWPRRLGSWPRPLAEKWGGWMLFALFTAILLWEELWDLPNTAYLSSWLLILITAGAVIFSQLYERRFWCRYLCPIGGMNGLFAKLSIIELRAQRGICAASCTTYQCYKGGPALGEGQETGGCPIYSHPAQLTDNRNCVLCMTCLKACPHRSVELNLRPPAIELWTSHTPTAYEVCLLFLLLGAVVLHHLPQVLVWCHQPQAPFLVKAAIATLTLAVPGAIAWVLHQGQRLWGSPQPFIRLAYGYLPLVLGANLAYYLPLGLGEAGHLWPVTLATFGLSAGTPFQWSAHPAVVAFLQTTALIVSTLASLLLTQKISRLPLSALWPQCLGIVGTAVMISTLLSL; from the coding sequence GTGAACCTCTCAGATCGGTTAGAGTGGCTGCAGCGCCATACCCCCTTTGGGTCTCTATCGTTGGCCGCTCTAGAGGCGATCGCCGCTGCCTGTCGCCAAGAGCAGATTGCTGCGAATCGGCGGCTGGTGCTCGAAGATCAAGCCGTTACCACTCTTTACATCTTGAAATCAGGGCAGCTCGAAGCCTACCACACCACTACGGATAGTCCTGCCCAAGTGATGACGCTGCCACCCGGCACCGTGTTGCACTGGCCAGAGTTAGTGCTTGATCAGCCAACACCCCACACGGTGATTACCCTCAGCGACTGTGAAGTGTGGACCCTCTCGCGGGACGTGTTTAACCGCCTTGCTGATCAATTTCCCGAACTGCGGCAAAGCATTTCCCAGCACCTCAGCGGTGCCCTAGCGGATGTAACGGCTCAACTGGCCTACGAACAGCAGCGTCAAATGGCTCTGCGCCCCTATCTGGTACCGCGGGTCAAACAGGGCATCGTCGGCAGCAGTCGCTATGCTATCCGGCTGCGCCACGCGATTAAAGAGGCCGCAGGCGATCGCCACTCCGTACTCATTTTTGGGGAGCCAGGGCTTGAGAAAGACAACATTGCTGCGCTGATTCACTATGGCTCACGCGATCGCCGCCAACCCCTCATTCAATTGAACTGCGGCACCCTCTCAGCCAATGGTGCCGAACTCTTTGGCAAAGCAGGCGGCAAGCAAGGACTATTAGATTGGTTGAACGAAGGGACGCTCATTCTCAATAACGTTCACGAGTGGCCAAACGCCCTCTACCCCCAACTGCGGCGGTTGCTACAGAGCCGTGAGTACCTGCCCGTTAGCGACACAACCACTACAGCGCGACTGTTTCAGGGACGTATTATCCTCATTGCCGAGAAAAAAGACTGCAACTGCCAAGATCTCGTTCACCACATCATCCGAGTACCGCCCCTCCGGGTCACCAAAGCGGATATTGAAGCCCTCGTCAACTACTACATCACCCTCTGCTGCCGCAGTAAACGCATTCCCAAACCCCGCATCACCCCTGAAGCACTGCGGCGACTACAAAGCTATGACTTTCCGGGCAACCTACGGGAATTAGCCAGCCTCGTGGAGCGCGCCATTCTCCAAGCCAATGGTGCCAGCCTCCTGACAGAGGAAGTTTTTTGGCCAGAACAGGTCAAGCAGCGCCGTTTCCGCTGGAATCTCCTCAATGCCTACCCGCAGTTGCGTTACCTCCTCCGCAGTCCGTGGTGGCCCGATCGCCTCAACTATGGCCTGATGCTGTGGGCGTTTCCCCTCATTGTGGCCATTGGCCTGTGGGGGCCACAAGACCGTGAGCACAATCTTGCCTTGAACCTATTTTGGGCATGGTGGTGGCCGCTCTCCCTGTTGATCTTTCCCTTTTTAGGTCGTATCTGGTGTGCCGTTTGCCCCTTCATGATCTATGGTGAACTGCTGCAAACACTCTCCCTGAAACTTTGGCCGCGCCGCTTAGGGTCTTGGCCGCGCCCTCTGGCGGAAAAATGGGGTGGCTGGATGTTGTTTGCCCTATTTACGGCCATTCTGCTGTGGGAGGAACTATGGGATCTTCCCAATACTGCCTATCTGTCTAGTTGGCTTCTGATCCTGATCACTGCTGGGGCAGTCATTTTCTCGCAGCTTTACGAACGCCGCTTTTGGTGCCGCTACCTTTGCCCCATTGGTGGGATGAATGGTTTGTTTGCCAAGCTCTCTATCATTGAACTGCGTGCCCAGCGGGGAATCTGCGCCGCCAGTTGCACCACCTACCAGTGCTATAAAGGCGGGCCAGCCCTTGGAGAAGGTCAAGAGACTGGCGGCTGCCCCATCTATTCTCATCCGGCACAACTGACGGACAACCGCAACTGTGTCCTGTGTATGACCTGCCTGAAGGCGTGCCCCCACCGCTCGGTGGAGCTAAATTTGCGTCCGCCAGCCATTGAACTTTGGACGAGTCATACCCCTACCGCCTACGAAGTCTGCCTGCTGTTTCTCCTGTTAGGAGCGGTGGTGCTGCACCACCTGCCACAGGTATTGGTGTGGTGCCATCAGCCTCAGGCACCATTTCTGGTAAAGGCGGCGATCGCCACCCTGACGTTGGCGGTGCCCGGTGCTATTGCGTGGGTGTTGCACCAAGGGCAGCGACTCTGGGGCTCCCCTCAACCCTTTATCCGGTTAGCCTACGGTTACTTGCCGCTGGTGCTGGGGGCTAACCTTGCCTACTACTTGCCCCTTGGTTTGGGCGAAGCCGGTCACCTTTGGCCGGTTACCTTGGCTACCTTTGGCCTGAGTGCAGGGACACCTTTTCAGTGGAGTGCTCACCCAGCAGTAGTTGCTTTTTTGCAAACTACGGCATTGATCGTGAGCACCCTTGCTAGCCTACTGTTGACCCAAAAAATTAGTCGGCTCCCCCTAAGCGCCCTTTGGCCACAGTGCCTAGGAATTGTGGGCACTGCCGTCATGATCAGCACCCTTTTGAGCCTCTAA
- a CDS encoding DUF3134 family protein: MTLHNPSLYEEPISQKNLTSAGRSDRSILEWLQQTGRFIARDGNEADPILESSLDDMGEIEEFVSDSAADYEEEDDLGLDE, encoded by the coding sequence ATGACCCTACACAATCCTTCCTTGTACGAAGAGCCTATCTCGCAAAAGAATCTCACCTCAGCGGGACGTTCTGATCGCTCGATTCTTGAATGGCTTCAGCAAACAGGACGGTTCATTGCCCGCGATGGTAACGAAGCCGATCCCATCCTAGAGAGCAGCCTAGACGATATGGGAGAAATTGAAGAGTTTGTCAGCGATAGTGCCGCTGACTATGAAGAAGAGGATGATCTGGGGTTGGATGAATAA
- the mraY gene encoding phospho-N-acetylmuramoyl-pentapeptide-transferase, which translates to MPPTKTAVAPQFLTGRWLFGLLSAGLLMAAVAYDVGGDRWDAPLQTLTLPLLVSFTLTVLIGVGVVPLLRQLKTGQVIREDGPQSHLKKSGTPTMGGIFFVPTGLLLAVLWASLAVGQLSGSVVAIALLAVWYAAIGWWDDWQVLRRKSNRGMSARLRLLLEAVGAALFCAWLVGTQPAATTITAPWGWVWPLGVGFIPLAVFVPMAQGNALNLTDGLDGLAGGTAAIALLALGTIMGTHPDLQILAATMSGACLGFVWHNHHPARVFMGDTGSLALGAVLAGLGLASQQLWQLFIVSGLFFVESLSVIAQVLYYKATKGPDGVGKRLLRMAPLHHHFELGGWSELQVVSTFYAVVAVLGLLGWLVQRT; encoded by the coding sequence ATGCCCCCAACAAAAACGGCTGTGGCACCGCAGTTCTTGACTGGGCGGTGGCTGTTTGGCCTCCTGAGTGCGGGTTTACTCATGGCTGCCGTTGCCTATGATGTCGGTGGCGATCGCTGGGACGCACCCCTGCAAACCTTGACCTTGCCACTGCTGGTGAGCTTTACTTTGACAGTGCTGATCGGTGTTGGGGTTGTGCCGTTACTGCGGCAGCTAAAAACGGGACAGGTGATTCGTGAAGATGGCCCCCAATCTCACCTGAAAAAGTCGGGTACGCCGACAATGGGGGGGATTTTTTTTGTACCCACAGGGTTACTCTTAGCTGTCCTCTGGGCATCTCTGGCTGTGGGGCAACTCTCAGGGTCGGTGGTGGCGATCGCCCTGCTGGCGGTTTGGTACGCTGCCATTGGCTGGTGGGATGACTGGCAAGTGTTACGACGCAAATCCAATAGGGGGATGTCTGCGCGGCTGCGGTTGCTTCTGGAAGCGGTGGGGGCTGCGCTTTTTTGTGCATGGCTAGTGGGCACTCAACCGGCGGCAACAACCATTACTGCACCTTGGGGCTGGGTGTGGCCGCTGGGGGTTGGGTTTATTCCCCTAGCAGTTTTTGTGCCAATGGCGCAGGGGAATGCCCTCAACCTTACCGATGGTCTTGATGGTTTAGCGGGCGGCACCGCAGCGATCGCCCTGCTTGCCCTTGGAACAATCATGGGCACTCACCCCGATCTGCAAATTCTCGCAGCCACCATGAGTGGGGCTTGTCTTGGCTTTGTTTGGCACAACCACCATCCAGCGCGGGTTTTTATGGGGGATACCGGCTCGTTAGCGCTAGGGGCAGTGCTAGCGGGGTTGGGGTTAGCCAGTCAGCAGTTGTGGCAACTCTTCATTGTCAGTGGCCTATTTTTTGTGGAATCCCTTTCGGTGATCGCTCAAGTCCTCTACTACAAAGCCACCAAAGGACCTGATGGGGTTGGTAAACGTCTGTTGCGGATGGCACCCTTGCACCACCATTTTGAGTTGGGGGGATGGTCGGAATTGCAGGTGGTGAGCACTTTCTATGCCGTGGTCGCTGTTTTAGGGTTGCTGGGCTGGTTGGTTCAGCGCACCTGA
- a CDS encoding AsmA family protein — MTQQSQASRWGRRQRLWGTAVVLVGAAAIAGGVRAWWFVNYELAPQMSQQLQKRLNRPVQIGEVEQVGLNFIRFGASEIPSYTAAGQIEPDSATLEGIEVSFNLWQILTGQKLTIGITLQQPQITVVQDRSGQWWRTELMLPQDQETPFDLGELSLRLRNGSVVVQPFGKPAYRLENIHGAVTLNPDTKNLALRGQLEGNLATGGSGG; from the coding sequence ATGACACAGCAATCGCAAGCATCTCGCTGGGGTCGTCGGCAGCGCCTGTGGGGCACGGCTGTTGTCCTCGTGGGTGCAGCGGCGATCGCTGGCGGCGTGCGAGCGTGGTGGTTTGTGAACTACGAGCTGGCTCCCCAAATGAGTCAACAACTGCAAAAACGCCTGAATCGCCCGGTACAAATTGGCGAGGTTGAGCAGGTTGGGCTAAATTTTATCCGCTTTGGAGCCTCAGAGATTCCCAGCTACACGGCGGCAGGACAAATTGAACCCGACAGCGCCACCCTTGAGGGGATTGAGGTCTCCTTTAACCTGTGGCAAATTCTCACGGGTCAAAAGTTAACCATTGGCATTACCTTACAACAGCCGCAAATTACCGTCGTTCAAGATCGTAGTGGGCAGTGGTGGCGTACCGAATTGATGCTGCCGCAGGATCAGGAGACCCCCTTTGACCTTGGTGAGCTATCCCTGCGATTACGCAACGGCTCTGTGGTGGTTCAGCCCTTTGGCAAGCCAGCCTACCGTCTTGAGAACATCCACGGCGCTGTCACCCTCAACCCTGACACTAAAAACTTGGCTCTACGCGGTCAACTGGAGGGAAATTTGGCCACGGGGGGCAGTGGCGGCTAG